In one window of Streptomyces sp. NBC_01224 DNA:
- a CDS encoding mRNA interferase PemK — MQRGEVWWVQFDERRLVVLLSGDDTSGIRVMQVVAPAGVDISGLGIEVTVGAGEGLPFEGVLRLAFPRPGFTPCTWLTTVSRDDLIERAAVLSSVKLSEIDDALRLAEQAQERTPATTAKLSEIRDALRLGELG, encoded by the coding sequence GTGCAACGTGGCGAAGTCTGGTGGGTCCAGTTCGACGAGCGGAGGTTGGTCGTACTGCTGTCGGGAGACGACACGTCCGGGATCCGGGTGATGCAGGTCGTCGCTCCGGCGGGCGTCGACATCAGCGGTCTGGGCATCGAAGTGACGGTCGGCGCCGGTGAAGGACTGCCGTTCGAAGGCGTGCTGCGGCTCGCGTTCCCGCGTCCAGGCTTCACCCCGTGCACGTGGCTGACCACTGTGTCCCGGGACGACCTGATAGAGCGGGCGGCCGTCCTGTCCTCCGTGAAGCTCAGCGAGATTGACGACGCCCTCCGACTCGCTGAACAAGCGCAGGAGCGGACCCCGGCCACGACCGCGAAGCTCAGCGAGATAAGGGATGCCCTCCGTCTCGGTGAACTCGGGTAG
- a CDS encoding helix-turn-helix transcriptional regulator, with the protein MARPPALKLAEVLAEIRMSPSAFYRLRARGQAPRIIKLPNGELRCRRVDLDAWWEACERDTPGWR; encoded by the coding sequence ATGGCTCGTCCACCTGCGCTCAAGCTCGCCGAGGTCCTAGCGGAAATCCGGATGAGCCCGTCGGCCTTCTACCGCCTACGCGCTCGCGGTCAGGCACCCCGAATTATCAAGCTGCCCAACGGTGAACTGCGCTGCCGCCGCGTCGATCTGGATGCGTGGTGGGAGGCGTGTGAAAGGGATACGCCCGGATGGCGATGA
- a CDS encoding integrase, with protein MAMSYNVRFWEIRERPDRRKPFQIRWTVNGREKSESFITFALADSRRAKLMTAAREGEPFDEHTGLPASELRAIKQRTTWYDLAHEYIEQRWERTPGNTRRTLADAFATVTPALVRPGATFSDPRVLRRALYSWAFNKKAWQCEPTEEWLHALDWMKRNSLPVSALAEADVLRRALDAMCRKLDGKAAAAKTARRKRAAFNEALNTAVEKGYFAENPLNGLRWKAPAVNEEVDPAAVPNPAQVLRLLESVARQRGRGPHLEAFFGCMYFAAMRPAEVIHLRIDQCHLPKTGWGMLNLSGGVVTSGKEWTDNGEVHEVHSLKRRAASATRPIPIPPQFVRMLRAHVKRFDVAPDGRLFRNQAGNCVDAAAYGITWARAREHALTRTERTSRLAKRLYDLRHAGISFWLYSGVDPAECARRAGQSIEVLFRHYAKFLDGLREQANRLIEQSMNEWQRVNQGDAPEG; from the coding sequence ATGGCGATGAGTTATAACGTCCGCTTCTGGGAGATACGCGAGCGCCCAGACCGGCGCAAGCCTTTCCAGATTCGGTGGACGGTTAACGGGCGAGAGAAGTCCGAGTCCTTCATCACGTTCGCGCTTGCTGATAGCCGACGCGCGAAGCTGATGACAGCTGCGCGCGAGGGTGAGCCGTTTGATGAGCACACCGGTCTGCCGGCATCCGAGTTGCGGGCCATCAAGCAGCGAACTACGTGGTATGACCTGGCGCACGAATACATCGAGCAAAGATGGGAGCGCACGCCAGGGAACACCCGCCGCACCCTGGCTGATGCCTTCGCCACGGTCACGCCCGCCCTCGTGCGCCCCGGCGCAACGTTTTCCGATCCGCGGGTACTACGGCGTGCCCTGTACTCGTGGGCATTCAACAAGAAAGCCTGGCAGTGCGAGCCCACCGAGGAGTGGCTCCACGCGCTGGACTGGATGAAGCGGAACTCGCTGCCGGTCAGCGCCCTCGCGGAGGCCGACGTTCTGAGGCGGGCCCTCGACGCGATGTGCCGCAAACTGGACGGCAAGGCGGCTGCGGCCAAGACAGCCCGACGCAAGAGGGCTGCGTTCAACGAAGCTCTCAACACTGCGGTGGAGAAGGGGTACTTCGCGGAAAACCCCCTCAACGGTCTACGGTGGAAAGCGCCAGCAGTCAATGAAGAGGTGGATCCGGCCGCCGTTCCCAATCCGGCCCAGGTGCTTCGCCTGCTCGAGTCCGTTGCTCGCCAGCGGGGGCGGGGTCCTCATCTTGAGGCGTTCTTCGGCTGCATGTACTTCGCGGCTATGCGGCCAGCTGAGGTCATCCATCTTCGGATCGATCAATGCCACTTGCCGAAGACTGGATGGGGGATGCTCAACCTCTCGGGCGGGGTTGTCACGTCTGGCAAGGAGTGGACCGACAACGGAGAGGTGCACGAGGTGCACTCGCTCAAGCGTCGCGCGGCAAGCGCGACGCGACCTATTCCCATCCCGCCGCAATTCGTACGCATGCTGCGTGCCCATGTGAAACGGTTCGATGTGGCACCCGACGGTCGACTCTTCCGGAACCAGGCTGGCAACTGCGTGGACGCTGCCGCCTACGGCATCACGTGGGCGCGGGCCCGGGAGCACGCCCTGACTCGTACCGAGCGGACTTCTCGCCTGGCCAAGCGACTTTACGATCTCCGGCACGCCGGGATCTCGTTCTGGCTCTACTCCGGAGTGGACCCGGCCGAATGCGCCCGCCGCGCCGGTCAGAGCATCGAGGTTCTCTTTCGCCACTACGCCAAGTTCCTCGACGGCCTTCGAGAGCAGGCGAACCGCCTCATCGAGCAGTCCATGAACGAGTGGCAGCGCGTCAACCAAGGTGACGCACCCGAGGGCTGA
- a CDS encoding TetR/AcrR family transcriptional regulator encodes MPRTKGNHEARRRDVSEAVWRVLVAHGFGGLTMRAVAAELDATTGLLTHYFPAKRDLVAYALDLLERRSASRPRRAADKGLSAVRAALLDILPLTDEATESNRIWVSSWDAALANPELSGDYARKYAQSREKLRDLVAAAQQLGELPDGDPARIAAGAQSFVLGLVVQALFDPPAFPPHRQAELLDDYLATLTSPPSSGGDHEVLS; translated from the coding sequence ATGCCACGCACCAAGGGGAACCATGAGGCTCGCCGACGCGATGTCTCCGAGGCGGTCTGGCGGGTGTTGGTCGCTCACGGCTTCGGTGGATTGACCATGCGAGCCGTCGCCGCCGAGCTCGATGCCACCACCGGCCTGCTCACCCACTACTTCCCCGCCAAACGCGACCTGGTTGCGTACGCCCTCGACCTGCTCGAACGGCGAAGTGCCTCCCGCCCCCGGCGCGCCGCCGACAAAGGCCTGTCCGCCGTGAGGGCCGCGCTGCTGGACATCCTGCCGCTGACTGACGAGGCCACCGAGAGCAACCGGATCTGGGTGTCCTCCTGGGATGCCGCGCTCGCCAACCCCGAGTTGAGCGGCGATTACGCCCGCAAGTACGCGCAGAGCCGCGAAAAGCTGCGCGACCTGGTCGCCGCAGCCCAACAGCTCGGCGAACTGCCCGATGGCGACCCGGCCCGCATCGCGGCCGGCGCCCAGTCCTTCGTGCTCGGTCTGGTGGTACAGGCGCTATTCGACCCCCCGGCGTTCCCACCCCACCGCCAGGCCGAGCTCCTTGATGACTACCTGGCCACGTTGACCTCCCCGCCCTCATCCGGTGGCGATCACGAGGTCCTGTCCTGA
- a CDS encoding GNAT family N-acetyltransferase yields MFSLSLRDNARLRPLEIWHAEEFAAHLDRAREHIRPWVGPGFVTDDLDGARATLRRYAERQAADGGRLFGIWLDGTLVGGVMFVDFDAGFGSCEIGCWLEPAVEGHGLVTEACRALLEWAFASRGMHRAEWHCRADNERSSAVARRLGMTLEGVRREYWPYGGTRHDKQMWAILAPEWRNHHQ; encoded by the coding sequence ATGTTTTCCCTTTCTTTGCGGGACAACGCCCGCCTCCGCCCGCTGGAGATATGGCATGCCGAGGAGTTCGCGGCCCACCTGGACCGGGCTCGCGAGCACATCCGGCCGTGGGTCGGGCCGGGGTTCGTCACCGACGACCTCGACGGGGCGCGGGCCACACTGCGCCGGTACGCCGAGCGTCAGGCCGCGGACGGCGGCCGCCTCTTCGGTATCTGGCTCGACGGAACGCTGGTCGGCGGCGTGATGTTCGTGGACTTCGACGCCGGCTTCGGTTCCTGCGAGATCGGCTGCTGGCTGGAGCCGGCCGTCGAGGGTCATGGCCTGGTCACAGAGGCGTGCCGCGCGCTGCTGGAGTGGGCGTTCGCCTCCCGGGGGATGCATCGCGCCGAGTGGCACTGCCGAGCCGACAACGAGCGCAGCTCTGCGGTGGCCCGGCGGCTCGGTATGACGCTCGAAGGCGTACGGCGCGAGTACTGGCCCTACGGCGGCACCCGTCACGACAAGCAGATGTGGGCGATCCTCGCCCCCGAATGGCGAAACCATCACCAGTGA
- a CDS encoding Ig domain-containing protein, whose translation MRFSELIVGSQPPRRRPERRRRTAGALAFAVLTAGILPAVGAQPAQARPGGTTPSIEIQAGYLELELDRTGTVVGLEDVRTGVDHLAPGHAASLVSLVVDGKQQRPTTVDRSGPGGQMLTFRNKAAHWKIQVKLVSSRGGYTTFEAVAVDVPKGVDVQTLLWGPLATSISQTVGTSVGVVRDDDFAIGLRPLTDRTEGAWPQEDQDMGWENEVNHDPDHVSVGSLEEWSAAGATPWGSVLRAFTFDYTKERHRKVRGYPIPVGPLPGRDGRIAGSKIALFGASPEATPTILSNIAKGEKLPYPKLSGQWQKASQASSQSWLVLGDLETGNIPAAARFAKAAGMNRIYSLTSSYGPWKSSGHYQFDSSLGGSDAGAAAAVDSARANGVQLGVHTLSDFISTGDEPYNWAWFPRDAYLKPPADDRLAMGGTALLTRPLTADDTTVYLDDGALLAAGPSYSLLRIGDEFVSYGAAEQVGKEWKLTGVQRARWGSVAVAHPEGDHTARVMANSYGGAIGGHAVLDEISDRLTTAWNTTGITGMSWDGLESASESGWGAYGMAHLVNKTFRRIDAKDGFISETSRMTSNTWDALTRASWGEVGSTSMEQVFANNKYLQANYLPGMLGWISLNGSDSLLTMEWKLARGAGLNAGTGFQSSVSRLESGGENTTRLLDAIQQWETARNLGAFTAEQQARFRDLKTNWHLSAVEPGKRWSLQELDADGKPVGAPQAVVAPTPELDAGPLPAAAKGALYEATVKTNTPATTRYAVTSGTLPAGLVLNADTGGIVGTPVRAGAAPFTVTAYQSSGLPTARRDYVIEVGGH comes from the coding sequence ATGCGGTTCTCAGAACTCATAGTCGGATCCCAGCCCCCTCGGAGGAGGCCCGAACGGCGTCGGCGGACGGCCGGTGCCCTGGCGTTCGCGGTGCTGACCGCCGGCATTCTGCCCGCGGTCGGCGCACAGCCGGCGCAAGCACGACCTGGCGGAACGACTCCGTCGATCGAGATCCAGGCCGGCTATCTGGAGCTGGAGCTCGACAGGACAGGGACGGTCGTGGGTCTGGAGGACGTCAGGACCGGGGTCGACCACCTCGCGCCCGGTCATGCGGCGTCCCTGGTCAGCCTGGTCGTCGACGGCAAGCAGCAGAGGCCGACCACGGTTGACCGTTCCGGACCCGGTGGCCAGATGCTCACGTTCCGGAACAAGGCCGCGCACTGGAAGATCCAGGTGAAGCTGGTCAGCAGTCGCGGGGGCTACACCACGTTCGAAGCGGTCGCCGTCGACGTGCCGAAGGGCGTCGATGTGCAGACCCTGCTCTGGGGTCCACTGGCCACATCGATCTCCCAGACGGTCGGTACATCGGTGGGCGTGGTCCGCGACGACGATTTCGCCATCGGGCTCCGACCGCTGACCGACCGTACCGAGGGCGCCTGGCCGCAGGAGGACCAGGACATGGGCTGGGAGAACGAGGTCAACCACGATCCGGACCACGTGAGCGTGGGCTCCCTGGAGGAATGGAGCGCGGCAGGCGCGACCCCCTGGGGTTCCGTACTGCGCGCCTTCACCTTCGACTACACCAAGGAACGCCACCGCAAGGTACGCGGCTATCCGATCCCGGTCGGACCGCTGCCCGGCCGCGACGGCAGGATCGCCGGTTCCAAGATCGCACTCTTCGGAGCCTCGCCCGAGGCGACGCCGACGATCCTGTCCAACATCGCGAAGGGTGAGAAGCTGCCCTACCCGAAGCTGAGCGGGCAGTGGCAGAAGGCCTCCCAGGCGAGCAGCCAGTCATGGCTGGTGCTCGGCGACCTGGAGACCGGCAACATTCCGGCGGCGGCCCGGTTCGCCAAGGCGGCCGGTATGAACCGCATCTACTCACTCACCAGCAGCTACGGCCCATGGAAGTCCAGCGGCCACTACCAGTTCGACTCCAGCCTGGGCGGCAGCGACGCCGGGGCCGCGGCGGCCGTGGACAGCGCCCGGGCGAACGGTGTACAGCTCGGCGTACACACTCTGTCGGACTTCATCAGCACCGGCGACGAGCCCTACAACTGGGCCTGGTTCCCGCGGGACGCCTACCTCAAGCCGCCCGCCGACGACCGGCTCGCGATGGGAGGCACCGCCTTGCTCACCCGTCCACTGACGGCGGACGACACCACCGTGTACCTGGACGACGGCGCGCTGCTCGCCGCGGGACCCAGCTACAGCCTCCTGCGCATCGGGGACGAGTTCGTCAGCTACGGAGCGGCCGAGCAGGTGGGGAAGGAGTGGAAGCTGACCGGCGTGCAGCGCGCGCGATGGGGATCGGTCGCGGTCGCACACCCTGAGGGCGACCACACCGCCCGGGTCATGGCCAACAGCTACGGCGGCGCGATCGGCGGCCATGCCGTCCTCGACGAGATCAGCGACCGGCTGACCACCGCCTGGAACACCACCGGCATCACCGGTATGTCGTGGGACGGCCTGGAGTCGGCATCGGAGTCCGGCTGGGGCGCCTACGGCATGGCGCACCTGGTGAACAAGACGTTCCGGCGCATCGATGCCAAGGACGGATTCATCTCCGAGACCAGCCGGATGACCTCGAACACCTGGGACGCGCTGACCCGGGCCAGCTGGGGTGAGGTCGGCAGCACCTCGATGGAGCAGGTGTTCGCCAACAACAAGTACCTCCAGGCGAACTACCTCCCCGGCATGCTCGGCTGGATCAGCCTCAACGGCTCGGACAGTCTGCTCACCATGGAGTGGAAGCTGGCCCGAGGCGCAGGCCTGAACGCCGGGACGGGTTTCCAGAGCTCGGTCTCCCGCCTCGAATCGGGCGGCGAGAACACCACGCGGCTGCTCGACGCCATTCAGCAATGGGAGACGGCACGCAACCTGGGCGCGTTCACCGCGGAGCAGCAGGCGCGGTTCCGCGACCTGAAGACGAACTGGCACCTGAGCGCGGTCGAGCCGGGCAAGCGCTGGTCCCTGCAGGAGCTGGACGCCGACGGCAAGCCGGTCGGCGCCCCCCAGGCCGTCGTCGCCCCGACCCCGGAGCTCGACGCCGGACCGCTGCCCGCGGCAGCCAAGGGAGCCCTGTACGAGGCGACCGTGAAGACCAACACGCCGGCGACCACGCGCTACGCGGTGACCTCGGGGACCTTGCCCGCGGGCCTCGTGCTCAATGCGGACACCGGCGGAATCGTGGGGACACCGGTCAGGGCGGGAGCGGCGCCGTTCACGGTCACGGCGTACCAGAGCTCCGGTCTGCCGACAGCGCGGCGCGACTACGTGATCGAGGTCGGCGGTCACTGA
- a CDS encoding carbohydrate ABC transporter permease, whose product MNSRMPWMRPLLATGVAAVFCMPLYVALVNVFKPSSEVVTSPLALPLPPTLDNLEHVLSRPDGLFWYGLVNSVTLTAASILITTVLAAMSAYHLVRSGRWWSRVVLGVMLSGLMIPPAVIMLPITRILDAIGLLHSMPGAVLVDVGYYLPFAVFVFMGFIRSIPRELEEAAAVDGAGRFRIFWQVVFPLLRPASASVLIFLGVWVWNDFLTPLLVLGPGAGNTVTVGIFRSIGPYQQDFGAVFAFMLLATLPVLAFYLAFQKQFVRGLTGGATKG is encoded by the coding sequence GTGAACTCCCGAATGCCGTGGATGCGGCCGCTGTTGGCCACCGGCGTGGCGGCCGTCTTCTGCATGCCGCTCTACGTGGCGCTGGTCAACGTCTTCAAACCCAGCTCCGAGGTCGTGACATCGCCGTTGGCGCTCCCGCTTCCGCCGACGCTCGACAACCTCGAACACGTACTGAGCCGGCCGGACGGGCTGTTCTGGTACGGCCTCGTCAACTCCGTCACCCTGACCGCGGCGTCGATCCTCATCACCACCGTGCTGGCCGCGATGTCCGCGTACCATCTCGTGCGGTCGGGCCGCTGGTGGAGCCGTGTCGTCCTCGGCGTCATGCTGTCCGGCCTGATGATCCCGCCCGCGGTGATCATGCTTCCGATCACGCGGATCCTCGACGCCATCGGCCTGTTGCACTCGATGCCGGGCGCCGTGCTGGTCGACGTCGGGTACTACCTGCCGTTCGCCGTGTTCGTCTTCATGGGCTTCATCCGCTCGATCCCGCGCGAACTCGAAGAGGCCGCGGCGGTCGACGGTGCCGGCCGCTTCCGGATCTTCTGGCAGGTCGTCTTCCCGCTGCTGCGGCCCGCGTCGGCCAGCGTGCTGATCTTCCTCGGGGTATGGGTCTGGAACGACTTCCTGACTCCACTGCTCGTCCTGGGCCCGGGAGCCGGGAACACCGTGACGGTCGGGATCTTCCGCTCCATCGGCCCCTACCAGCAGGACTTCGGGGCGGTGTTCGCCTTCATGCTGTTGGCCACACTGCCCGTCCTGGCCTTCTATCTCGCCTTCCAGAAGCAGTTCGTCCGTGGTCTGACAGGGGGTGCCACGAAGGGATGA
- a CDS encoding carbohydrate ABC transporter permease: MVLAPILWTLYTGMTDERATRPDTSFVGLDNYGFLLGNEEFRHSLWNTVVITVIVVVLTNLLGLAIALLLRRPGRLYSLLRSVYFTPVILSAVVVSVIGRSILADDGLLNSALVSLGVEHPPGWLTDPSYAIYSVSGIMVWQLLGFAVVVYLAGLAGIPAELDEAASLDGAGPWQQFRAITWPLLAPALTINTVMLMISSFKVYDQIAVLTNGGPGTDGTATVAFAVIRTAFSEQRPGVASAMAGIMLVVVSVASVTVLRLLQRREVNL; the protein is encoded by the coding sequence ATGGTCCTGGCGCCCATCCTGTGGACCCTCTACACCGGGATGACCGATGAGCGCGCCACGCGCCCGGACACCTCGTTCGTAGGCCTGGACAACTACGGATTCCTCCTCGGGAACGAGGAGTTCCGGCACTCCCTGTGGAACACCGTGGTGATCACGGTGATCGTGGTGGTGCTGACGAACCTGCTCGGTCTCGCGATCGCCCTGCTGCTGCGCCGGCCGGGCCGGCTCTACAGCCTGCTCCGCAGCGTCTACTTCACACCGGTGATCCTCTCCGCTGTGGTGGTGTCGGTGATCGGGCGTTCGATCCTGGCGGACGACGGCCTGCTGAACAGCGCGCTCGTCTCGCTGGGGGTCGAGCACCCGCCGGGCTGGCTCACGGATCCCTCGTACGCGATCTACTCCGTCTCCGGGATCATGGTCTGGCAGCTGCTCGGCTTCGCCGTCGTGGTCTACCTCGCCGGGCTCGCGGGGATCCCCGCCGAGCTCGACGAGGCCGCGAGCCTCGACGGCGCCGGCCCCTGGCAGCAGTTCCGCGCGATCACCTGGCCGCTGCTCGCGCCCGCGCTGACGATCAACACCGTGATGCTGATGATCAGCTCGTTCAAGGTCTACGACCAGATCGCCGTGCTCACCAACGGCGGCCCCGGCACCGACGGCACGGCCACCGTGGCCTTCGCGGTGATCCGCACCGCCTTCTCCGAGCAACGTCCGGGAGTGGCGTCCGCGATGGCCGGGATCATGCTCGTCGTCGTCTCGGTAGCGAGCGTGACCGTGCTCAGGCTCCTGCAACGACGAGAGGTGAATCTGTGA
- a CDS encoding ABC transporter substrate-binding protein, with protein MSKRANWGAVAVSLGLVALTGCAVGGGNGGGSGSGDDVTLSLLTFETPNLTASYWDDIIARTSAKVPGVKIKKLVAPSAEQRNEYTRQLDSTGALPDIMVAIDPAGLAEGGKLAPFSEKELADWTSPTANSFNGKIYQLPTNSQTWQIYYRKADFEKAGITTPPKKWDDLLAAVDKLKAARIKPFVIGGGAPDGLGPRWTFAQLVADEVYAKDPKWLDKLTAGKTDFSDPLFVNAATKMKALAGKENVDNLSATYAQAQEAFFKGKGAMYPMGSWFPASPDKAQQKEFGAFPMPTQDGSLVLPVYTGGGLSVSAKASDVAKAKQWAVEFSKLNADGGARYDGLFVALKGYKPPAGLPPLYNTTLDLYEKAQAGGTVTPSFGNESGVPALPSGFIPKVDAALNDLLNGRADVDKFVATLNTKFKELSK; from the coding sequence ATGAGCAAGCGGGCCAACTGGGGTGCGGTAGCGGTGTCGTTGGGCCTGGTCGCGCTGACCGGCTGTGCCGTCGGCGGCGGGAACGGAGGTGGGAGTGGTTCGGGCGATGACGTGACGTTGAGCCTGCTCACCTTCGAGACCCCCAACCTCACCGCCTCCTACTGGGACGACATCATCGCCCGGACCAGCGCCAAGGTGCCGGGGGTGAAGATCAAGAAACTCGTCGCGCCGAGCGCCGAACAGCGCAACGAGTACACCCGCCAGCTCGACTCGACCGGCGCACTGCCCGACATCATGGTCGCGATCGATCCCGCCGGACTGGCGGAGGGCGGCAAGCTCGCCCCGTTCAGCGAGAAGGAACTGGCGGACTGGACCAGCCCGACCGCGAACAGCTTCAACGGCAAGATCTACCAGCTGCCCACCAACTCGCAGACCTGGCAGATCTACTACCGCAAGGCGGACTTCGAGAAGGCGGGCATCACCACTCCTCCGAAGAAGTGGGACGACCTGCTCGCCGCGGTCGACAAGCTGAAGGCGGCGCGGATCAAGCCGTTCGTCATCGGCGGCGGTGCACCGGACGGCCTCGGCCCGCGATGGACCTTCGCCCAGCTGGTGGCCGACGAGGTCTACGCCAAGGACCCAAAGTGGCTCGACAAGCTGACCGCGGGCAAGACCGACTTCAGCGACCCGCTTTTCGTCAACGCGGCGACCAAGATGAAGGCACTGGCGGGCAAGGAGAACGTCGACAACCTGTCGGCCACCTACGCACAGGCGCAGGAAGCCTTCTTCAAGGGCAAGGGCGCCATGTACCCGATGGGCTCGTGGTTCCCGGCGTCCCCGGACAAGGCGCAGCAGAAGGAGTTCGGCGCCTTCCCCATGCCCACGCAGGACGGCTCGCTCGTCCTGCCCGTTTACACCGGCGGTGGTCTGTCGGTGAGCGCCAAGGCCTCCGACGTCGCGAAGGCCAAGCAGTGGGCCGTCGAGTTCTCGAAGCTGAACGCCGATGGCGGGGCGCGGTACGACGGCCTGTTCGTCGCGCTCAAGGGCTACAAGCCGCCGGCCGGCCTGCCGCCGCTGTACAACACCACCCTCGATCTCTACGAGAAGGCCCAGGCCGGTGGAACCGTGACGCCGAGCTTCGGAAACGAGAGCGGTGTCCCGGCCCTGCCGTCGGGCTTCATACCCAAGGTCGACGCGGCACTGAACGATCTCCTCAACGGCCGTGCGGACGTGGACAAGTTCGTCGCGACGCTGAACACGAAGTTCAAGGAGCTCTCGAAGTGA
- a CDS encoding ROK family protein: MSQDIGETRGSTAPAGRAGDAHLLRRLNLSATVRAFLDAPSLTVSDVRAIVGVSRPTAEDLVATLLDEGFVREALDRPNGERSAGRPARRYEVVAEDFAVVGVDIGAHKVAVVVCDLRGNVLAVRRRSVDSRVGPAGRIGAAARLVEVTLRQTGTSAEHVRSVACGITGVGANGSEVMDIRTVPAGQDLDVYSLPGFDRIDVVSEVSERFKRDVVVSNDIHLAAVAEQWQGGAGARDLVYMHAGRRLGAAIVINGQIHNGRHGLAASVGSMKILGWAEAMAQLDRESRELAGSAAEESTSGNVRALFEAAANGDRTAVRTVDRVAEALALGASVLVHAVDPDLVVLGGGLSRAGDVLAGPFERHLAATSLNNPEFRVSLLGDESVALGAARLALDDLKERLLAVQA, translated from the coding sequence GTGAGTCAAGACATTGGTGAAACCCGGGGCAGCACGGCACCCGCAGGCCGTGCGGGCGATGCCCACCTCCTGCGCAGGCTCAATCTCTCGGCCACGGTGCGGGCCTTCCTCGACGCCCCGTCACTGACGGTCAGCGACGTGCGTGCGATCGTCGGAGTCTCCCGCCCCACCGCCGAGGACCTGGTGGCGACGCTGCTGGACGAGGGCTTCGTCCGTGAGGCACTCGACCGTCCGAACGGCGAGCGGTCGGCGGGGCGGCCGGCCCGGCGCTACGAGGTCGTGGCCGAGGACTTCGCCGTCGTCGGAGTCGACATCGGCGCCCACAAGGTGGCCGTGGTCGTCTGCGACCTGCGCGGAAACGTCCTGGCGGTACGCAGACGCAGCGTCGACTCCCGAGTCGGGCCGGCCGGGCGCATCGGGGCGGCGGCGCGTCTGGTCGAGGTGACCCTCCGGCAGACCGGGACGAGCGCGGAACACGTCCGCTCGGTGGCCTGCGGCATCACCGGTGTGGGCGCCAACGGCTCGGAGGTCATGGACATCCGCACCGTTCCCGCGGGCCAGGACCTGGACGTCTACTCACTCCCGGGTTTCGACCGGATCGACGTGGTGTCGGAGGTGTCGGAGCGCTTCAAGCGGGACGTTGTGGTCTCCAACGACATCCACCTCGCGGCGGTGGCCGAGCAGTGGCAGGGCGGCGCCGGGGCACGCGACCTCGTCTACATGCACGCCGGCCGCCGCCTCGGGGCCGCGATCGTCATCAACGGGCAGATCCACAACGGGCGGCATGGCCTGGCGGCGTCCGTCGGTTCCATGAAGATCCTGGGGTGGGCCGAAGCGATGGCGCAGCTCGACCGCGAGAGCCGCGAGCTCGCGGGCTCGGCCGCCGAGGAGTCCACCAGCGGCAACGTCCGGGCCCTCTTCGAAGCGGCCGCGAACGGCGACCGCACCGCGGTGCGCACCGTCGACCGCGTCGCCGAGGCCCTCGCCCTGGGCGCCTCCGTCCTGGTCCACGCCGTTGACCCCGATCTCGTCGTGCTCGGCGGCGGCCTGTCCCGCGCGGGGGACGTGCTCGCCGGTCCCTTCGAGCGGCACTTGGCCGCTACCTCCCTCAACAACCCGGAGTTCCGTGTGTCCCTGCTCGGCGACGAGTCCGTCGCCCTCGGCGCCGCCCGGCTGGCGCTCGACGACCTCAAGGAACGCCTGCTCGCAGTGCAGGCCTGA